In the Pocillopora verrucosa isolate sample1 chromosome 4, ASM3666991v2, whole genome shotgun sequence genome, GACCTACCAACAGAGATTATCGGTCATCTGGTCGAGCCCTCTGTCAGATTTCCACAAAGTAACAGCAACCAACCAATACGCCTTACCTGCCCTCTCGTACCCCATGTGGACGCAGACATGGCAGATAAATGCGCTGAAACAGATCGATAGAGAGAGCCGAAAAATCATCAAAGACAACGGTGGAAGTCATCCAGCAACATCAACTGATCTTTATTATCTACCGAGGAAGATGGGCGGAAGAGGGCTCAAGTCAGTAGAGACCCAATACAAGATGACTAAAGTGAAAACTGCCGTTAAGTTGTATACCAACCAAGACAGCACAATGGAACTTGTACGACAATTTGATGAGAAGTGTGAAAGAAATGGCCGACGCAGTATTGTAAAAGATGCAAAGAAATATGCAGAAGAGATGGGTTTGGAGTTGAGTCTCTCTCCTGGTGCAGTAGTAACTACTACTGACTCTAATGAAGACATCTCCAAGTGAGAAAGTCGGAAAAGTAATGCAAAACAGTATGAATGCCAAGTGGATAGATACAATCAAAGACCAAAAGTGGCAAGGAAAGTTAATACAGACCCGGTGGATAGATACAGATCTCGTGGATTGCTTTAGCTGCTTATACAGATGGCAACTAGCCCCCACAAACACCAAAGCAGGGCTATTTGAACTGTACCAACAACTAGTACCAACAAAGTTGTACAACCAGAACAAGACACGAACAGACACCACAAGCGATGCGATGTGCCGAATGTGCCACGAAAGCCCAGAAAGTGAAGCACATGTAATTGCTGGATGTAGTGCGCTTGCACAAACCAAGTATGTAGCAAGGCATAATGGAgctcttaaaattttattctttgaGCTTCTTGATGACCTTGATCTTATTGAAAGCGTCCCACCATGGTACTCACCAACAACACCGAAACCTGAGTACCACAACACCAAAGCAAGCGCATTCTGGGATGTACCAGTATTTGCAGAAAATACGGAAGTAAGAGCCAACCGAATAGATGTCAGGATAGTTGAAAAGGAGACAGAAACAGTAAAGATCATAGAGATGAGTTGCCCCTGGATAGAAAACAGGAAGCAGAAGAATCAAGAAAAGACCAGCAAATATGCACCCTTAACTCAAACAACAGCACAAGGGCTACACCATCAAGCAATATAACATCATTATAGACGTTTTAGGAGGATATTCGTTAGAAACGAGAGAGAATGTTATACTACTTCTTGGCAAGACAAAAGCTGACAAGACCTTATTTAACATGCAAAAGGCAGTAATATCAAGTACACTGAACATTACCAGATCATTTAAAGTACTTTCATAATAGTTCATTTCAACAAACAAATCCTTATAAAAACATATAATATTAATCaagttttataatatttttatgaaaagtCTTATTAGCTAATTACTTAAATATAGACATTTTTAtgtcttttaatattttaagaatttcaaaaattttttttttctcttttttttttttttttttgatggacAAAAGCGAACAGTTATGGAcactaattttttaatgaatataaaCAAATTAGATATATAGTTTTAGATgcgtaaatatatatttataggTTTTG is a window encoding:
- the LOC136280280 gene encoding uncharacterized protein — its product is MKIYAAAQSKLDRVLKVTKTAMEDIGLIWNEKKCSIAHIKKGVLDSTNHNDRQSITNLKDGETYRFLGIPENTQQEDSKVRETTSKTYQQRLSVIWSSPLSDFHKVTATNQYALPALSYPMWTQTWQINALKQIDRESRKIIKDNGGSHPATSTDLYYLPRKMGGRGLKSVETQYKMTKVKTAVKLYTNQDSTMELVRQFDEKCERNGRRSIVKDAKKYAEEMGLELSLSPGAVVTTTDSNEDISK